One stretch of Candidatus Binatia bacterium DNA includes these proteins:
- a CDS encoding inorganic phosphate transporter, with the protein MADTLGFGLSKLSRPSGLAANLTTAFVVLIASVLGLPVSTTHVLVGAIISAGASERQIFRQGTTQVLFAWLITVPAAVFFAWALALSLLPALR; encoded by the coding sequence GTGGCCGACACCCTCGGCTTTGGCCTGAGCAAGCTCAGCCGCCCTTCTGGATTGGCGGCGAACTTGACCACCGCATTCGTGGTTTTGATTGCCAGCGTACTGGGTTTGCCAGTCTCGACCACGCACGTGCTGGTGGGAGCAATCATCAGCGCGGGCGCAAGCGAGCGGCAGATTTTCAGGCAAGGCACAACCCAAGTGCTGTTTGCTTGGCTCATCACCGTTCCAGCGGCAGTGTTCTTCGCCTGGGCTCTGGCCCTCTCCCTTCTTCCGGCACTCCGCTAG
- a CDS encoding alpha/beta hydrolase: MLVIDPAQRGRAPAPSVRFTLEAAAVHPWGTDGLLACPRVIVFGNLRAGMAATRLAIAQPERFVGLVLMDSPFHEWGGVERFNARMGYRSVATLAPRHMANVIFSNLVGPEARAAAPGRYLRVQCTMRTAECTGFGRCAASAAFNRPEPALSLHLVRTHTLGISGDCDRIYPIDEVRTEAAHIPGASRSSRERLTCPGGNRWGVSTR, from the coding sequence GTGCTGGTGATCGACCCCGCGCAGCGTGGCAGGGCGCCCGCACCATCTGTACGGTTCACGCTGGAAGCTGCGGCCGTCCACCCCTGGGGAACCGATGGGCTGTTGGCCTGCCCCCGAGTTATCGTTTTTGGCAATTTGCGGGCTGGCATGGCTGCCACGCGGCTCGCAATTGCCCAACCGGAACGCTTCGTGGGTCTCGTCCTCATGGACTCGCCATTCCACGAGTGGGGCGGCGTCGAGCGCTTTAATGCCAGGATGGGCTATAGGTCGGTGGCGACACTCGCTCCGCGCCACATGGCCAACGTGATCTTTTCCAACCTGGTCGGCCCTGAAGCGCGCGCCGCCGCTCCGGGTCGCTACCTGAGGGTGCAATGCACGATGCGCACTGCCGAGTGCACCGGCTTCGGGCGATGCGCCGCGAGTGCCGCGTTCAATCGCCCTGAGCCTGCTTTGTCGCTGCACTTGGTCCGCACGCATACGCTTGGTATTTCCGGCGACTGTGATCGCATCTATCCCATCGATGAAGTTCGGACGGAGGCTGCCCACATTCCAGGTGCCTCCAGATCTTCGAGGGAGCGGCTCACCTGTCCGGGCGGGAATCGCTGGGGCGTGTCGACGCGCTGA